From Panicum hallii strain FIL2 chromosome 2, PHallii_v3.1, whole genome shotgun sequence, a single genomic window includes:
- the LOC112879986 gene encoding uncharacterized protein LOC112879986 has translation MEPNDAEETLSQALEYRNSLRRELNFDWSQDEEEEEGPGRGSGGGALGRDAQGPGRGSGGGALGRDAQWPGRGSGDGVLGSDAQGPGRGSGGGALGRDAQGPGRGSGGGALGRDAQGLGRGSGGGALGRDAPGQGHGRGAQGLRLGRAGAGATGDPARGRGKRPAQSSSSGAVRPVRGRGRPCTSQAYRPPRSTSVDVDHGSQPIDHGSQPIDVTDDNLHDTTQNSIMKEVCDKADWTFENTRVFCELCIQEIDAGNRANGVMTTRGYNNIAEKYRIAVGLHHSKVQLKNRLDFLKGLYSFWLQLLKDTGLGWNEALGTVVASEDYWNKATKGHPTWKQLRRGPPDHEDLLQEMFGGIVVDGSSACAPGEAVERNEDEGLAAGDQQGDDSDMYSTPPSTAHVPNRRSSLNRASGSSATSPLKQPKNQMVKVMQKIHATLENNCKIANKVMLGEHLEEKIKEVQSMAVRCGAREGSAEHFMATQLFKKPENRATFKAFETDEGRLLWLKRHCDNAGFV, from the exons ATGGAGCCCAATGACGCGGAGGAGACCCTCTCTCAAGCTTTGGAGTACCGAAACTCCCTGAGGCGCGAGCTCAACTTCGATTGGAGCCaagacgaggaggaagaagaa gggccggggcgcggctcTGGCGGCGGCGCCCTGGGCCGCGACGCGcaggggccggggcgcggctcgggcggcggcgccctgGGCCGCGACGCGCAGTGGCCGGGGCGCGgctccggcgacggcgtccTGGGCAGCGACGCGcaggggccggggcgcggctcgggcggcggcgccctgGGCCGTGACGCGCAGGGGCCGGGGcgtggctcgggcggcggcgccctgGGCCGCGACGCGCAGGGGCTggggcgcggctcaggcggcggcgCCCTGGGCCGCGACGCACCGGGGCAGGGGCACGGCCGTGGCGCGCAGGGGCTGAGGCTGGGGCGCGCAGGGGCAGGGGCCACTGGCGACCCAGCTCGTGGACGTGGAAAGCGACCTGCGCAATCGTCTTCAAGTGGTGCCGTGCGTCCTGTTCGTGGACGTGGTCGTCCTTGTACGTCTCAAGCATACAGACCTCCAcgatcaacttcggttgatgtCGACCATGGCTCACAGCCCATCGACCATGGCTCACAGCCCATCGACGTCACCGATGACAATCTGCATGACACCACACAGAATAGCATCATG AAAGAAGTTTGTGACAAAGCAGATTGGACTTTCGAGAATACTAGAGTTTTTTGTGAATTATGCATCCAAGAGATCGATGCTGGGAATAGGGCAAATGGCGTCATGACCACCAGAGGATACAACAACATTGCTGAAAAGTATAGGATAGCGGTCGGTTTGCATCATTCAAAAGTTCAGTTGAAAAACAGATTAGACTTTCTTAAGGGATTGTATAGCTTTTGGCTTCAATTACTTAAAGATACTGGACTTGGTTGGAATGAAGCATTAGGAACGGTGGTTGCATCGGAGGACTACTGGAATAAGGCAACAAAG GGCCATCCAACATGGAAACAATTGAGGAGAGGTCCTCCAGATCATGAGGATTTGTTACAAGAAATGTTTGGAGGTATTGTTGTGGATGGCTCTAGTGCATGTGCACCCGGTGAAGCGGTTGAAAGGAACGAAGATGAAGGGCTTGCTGCTGGAGATCAACAAGGAGATGATAGTGATATGTATTCAACACCTCCTTCAACTGCCCATGTTCCGAACAGAAGAAGCTCGCTGAATCGTGCAAGTGGTAGTTCAGCGACTAGTCCATTGAAGCAACCAAAGAACCAAATGGTGAAAGTCATGCAGAAAATTCATGCCACTTTGGAGAATAATTGTAAAATTGCAAACAAGGTCATGCTAGGTGAGCACTTGGAAGAAAagatcaaggaagttcaatctATGGCAGTTCGTTGTGGAGCAAGAGAAGGATCAGCTGAACACTTCATGGCAACGCAGCTATTTAAGAAACCCGAGAATCGAGCCACTTTTAAGGCATTCGAAACCGATGAAGGGAGGCTTCTTTGGTTGAAGAGACATTGTGATAATGCTGGCTTTGTGTAG
- the LOC112881638 gene encoding L-ascorbate oxidase homolog yields the protein MPATAALLVLLLAVAAPLAGADDPYRYFTWTVTYGPISPLGTTQQGILINGQFPGPRIDCVTNDNLIVNVVNNLDEPFLLTWNGIKQRKNSWQDGVAGTNCPIPPSANYTYKFQAKDQIGTFTYFPSLALHRAAGGFGALNVYQRPAIPVPYPPPAGDFTLLVGDWYKAGYRQLRQSLDAGGALPPPDGLLINGVQSPPAFVGARGGTYLFRVSNVGLRASVNIRIQGHRLRLVEVEGTHPVQNVYDSLDVHAGQSLAFLVTLDQPPLDYAVVVSTRFAPANLTAVGTLHYAGATARAPGPLPAGPPGQYDWSVNQARSFRWNLTASAARPNPQGSFHYGAIPTSRTLVLASSSPALAGRRRCAVNGVSFVVPDTPLKLADNYNIANVIEWDSLPARPAGGAPPRAGTPVVRLNLHEFVEVVFQNTENELQSWHLDGYDFWVVGYGDGQWTEMQRQTYNLVDAQARHTVQVYPNGWSAILVSLDNQGMWNLRSAIWDRQYLGQQLYLRVWTPQQSFSNEYSIPTNAILCGRAAGLPH from the exons GGCATCCTGATCAACGGGCAGTTCCCGGGCCCGCGCATCGACTGCGTCACCAACGACAACCTCATCGTCAACGTCGTCAACAACCTCGACGAGCCCTTCCTCCTCACCTGGAACGGCATCAAGCAGCGCAAGAACTCGTGGCAGGACGGCGTGGCGGGGACCAACTGCCCCATCCCCCCCAGCGCCAACTACACCTACAAGTTCCAGGCCAAGGACCAGATCGGCACCTTCACCTACTTCCCCTCCCTCGCGCTCCACCGCGCCGCCGGGGGGTTCGGCGCGCTCAACGTCTACCAGCGCCCCGCCATCCCCGTCCCGTACCCGCCGCCCGCGGGGGACTTCACGCTCCTCGTCGGGGACTGGTACAAGGCCGGATACCGGCAGCTCAGGCAGAGCCTCGACGCCGGCggcgccctgccgccgcccgacGGCCTGCTCATCAACGGCGTCCAGTCGCCGCCGGCGTTCGTCGGCGCCCGCGGCGGGACGTACCTGTTCCGCGTCTCCAACGTCGGGCTCAGGGCCTCCGTCAACATCCGGATCCAGGGACACCGCCTCCGgctggtggaggtggaggggaCGCACCCCGTGCAGAACGTGTACGACTCCCTCGACGTCCACGCCGGCCAGTCGCTCGCGTTCCTCGTCACGCTCGACCAGCCGCCGCTGGACTACGCCGTCGTCGTGTCCACGCGCTTCGCCCCCGCGAACCTCACGGCGGTGGGAACGCTGCACTACGCCGGCGCCACCGCCAGGGCGCCGGGCCCGCTGCCGGCCGGCCCGCCGGGGCAGTACGACTGGTCCGTCAACCAGGCGCGCTCGTTCCGGTGGAACCTCACGGCCAGCGCGGCAAGGCCCAACCCGCAGGGCTCCTTCCACTACGGAGCCATCCCGACCTCGAGGACGCTGGTGCTCGCGAGCTCGTCGCCGGCTCTCGCCGGCCGGAGGCGGTGCGCGGTCAACGGCGTGTCCTTCGTCGTCCCCGACACGCCGCTCAAGCTTGCGGACAACTACAACATCGCCAACGTCATCGAGTGGGACAGCCTCCCGGCGAGGCCTGCCGGCggggcgccgccgcgcgccgggaCGCCCGTCGTCAGGCTCAACCTGCACGAGTTCGTCGAGGTCGTGTTCCAGAACACCGAGAACGAGCTGCAGTCGTGGCACCTCGACGGATACGACTTCTGGGTTGTCGG GTACGGCGATGGCCAGTGGACTGAGATGCAGCGGCAAACCTACAACTTGGTCGACGCGCAAGCAAGACATACGGTTCAG GTGTACCCGAACGGATGGTCGGCGATCCTGGTGTCGCTGGACAACCAGGGGATGTGGAACCTGAGGTCGGCGATCTGGGACCGGCAGTACCTCGGCCAGCAGCTCTACCTCAGGGTGTGGACGCCGCAGCAGAGCTTCTCCAACGAGTACAGCATCCCGACCAACGCCATACTCTGTGGCAGGGCCGCCGGCCTCCCACACTGA